The Pirellulales bacterium genome segment CAATCAATTGCCGGGCGGAGCGATAGCAAACAGCAGATTGCGCGTTGAGATATACAGCACCCCATTGGCAACAATCGGAGTGCTATAAATGCTGGAGCCCATGTTGATGCCATCCGGCTTACCGTCGGAGTTTTTGCTGAGCAGTTCCTTCGTTTTTCCGAATTTGAACACCAACATGTCGCCGTCTTCGTTGCCGATGAAAATTTTCCCATCTGTAATTAAAGGCGAAGCCCAACTGGCGGCCAGCATGTCGTGCGTCCAATAGCAATGGCCGGTTTTGGCATCGAGACAATGAATGATTCCACAAAAATCGGCAACGACCAAAATATCATCTTTAATGGCTACGGTGCCGCAAGTGCGGTGCATGGTTTCTTCGGGATCGAGCTTGCCATTTTTGTTGAGATCTTCCCCTTCGTAATGCCACACGCAGGCGGAATTGGAATTGGCGCGCGTAAAATCACCATCGGCTTCTACCGCAGCCTGATTTCTTTTGTGCGGGATGGGCTTGGTCGGATCGGCCGAATTGAACACCAATTCCGGACTCACGTCGCCGCGCTTGGTGGGATCGATGCACCATAAATGTCCGTTTCCTTCACCATGTTCGGGATCTTCTCCCACACCGATGTAGACTAGCCCCTTATAGACCACGGGAGTAGCAATAATGTGATTGCGATCAGCACGATCCAGCGTGTATTTGGATTTCTTTGGATTACAATCGAATTTCCACAAAAGAGTCGGTTTGCCGCTGGTTGTACGCGGATCAAAACTGTAAACCCAACCGTCGCCGCAACCCAAAATCGCCTGGGGTTGGCCGTCAATGACCGCGTACGTAGGCGATGACCACTGGCCGTGCAGCACATTCGGACCAGGGGAGTTATCAGTCCACAGGACTTTGCCGGTATTTTTATCGACCGCAATAAACGTGGGGGCATAAGGTGCCGGCAGGTTGATGTGCGCTTCGTCCACGCCGTTGCCGGTATTCACAAACAGCACATCACCTGCCGCGGTAATGGAGCAGTTTGACATATTGTGTTGTTGCGTTCCCAGTTGCTTCATCATGTCGAGCACCCAAATTACATCGGCTTCCTGATCTTCTTCCCACACGGCGTTGGGATTTTTCTTCTGTGCCATTTCCTTTTCATTCTTCACCGGCCCGACGTTTTTACCGCCGCGCAAGCCGTCGGTGCTCAAGCAGCGCACTTCGCCTCGGTTGGAGACATACCACAGTCGGTTGCCTTCGACCAGCGGAGCGCTGCACACCCCTTCGTCAGGCCAATCGTTCACACGGCCGGTGGGAAGTTTTTCGTTGCTGTCTTGCCACAAAAACTGACCGGTTTTTTCATCGAAGCAAAGCAGCACACCCAAATCGATATCTGTCGGATAGCGCTTCAAATAGGCGTGACCATTGTTTGTTCCCACGTATACATGACCATTCGCGACCACGGGATTGCCGTAGCTTTTGAAGCCCAGCGAGGCAACCCACTTGATGTCCTTGGCTCCTTTGTTTTTCCATGCGCCGCTGTCGGGATCGAATTCACCGGGATCCCAATCTGCAGGAATATTTTTGGCTTCGGGTGTGTTGTTGCGAATCGAGGAACCGCCCCACATGCTCCAATCGTTCGGTCCAACGCCTACAACTTCCGCTGCGTATTTTGCATAACCTTCGACGCCAGCCAATTCTCCCTCGGTTTTTTTAGCCTGCGTGCCGAGGTTCATGCCAACCGCTCCGCTTCCGCTGGAATTTGAAGTAGAAGAAGCGGCAAGAACGTTGATCGACGGCGGTGTTCTTTCCGGCGATGTGGTTTGACCAGAAGCCAGCGAATGTAAGAACGCTGTTCCCAAAGCCACGGCCGTGGAAAGAAATAACAATGCCCATCGCACACCGAATTTCAAAATCGTCACAAACCTTCTCCTCTTCGTTTCATTTCGTTGGCAGATCGCCGGATTTAGTCTTTGAATTTTTTATGCCGCCGGACTGCGACGATTCGTTCGACACTACGCTCACGTTGTCAATGTAAATCTCCGAAATGGTCGATTGGCCGAAGAGGCCTGGGCTGCCTTGCAAATTCGGCACATCATCGACGGCCTCAATAGTCCATTTATCGGGCTCTGGATCACTCCGCGACCATACTTTGCCCTTTAATATCGCTTTCCCGTCTTTCGCGCTAGCAGAAAATTTCATCGTGTACCATTTATCCCCCTGCCAATGGAACGGAATGGTTTTAGAAAACCGCCGCGCCACTTGTGGCGGCCACGATCGAATTTGTAATTGTTGGCTGTTACCCATCATGTCGAGCGTGTAGCGCTGGGCGATCAAGCCCATATCTGGCAAACCCATGACTGGGTTTTCGGCTGCTTCAGCCGGATTAATTTGTGCGGCACTCGGCGTCGCATCAGATTTTGATGTCGAGGAGTTGGCATCAACCGATGTTGCAACAACATTGCCGGCTGCCTGCGGTTTATACTGTCCACACAAATCGGCCTGGACGGTGTAATCGTGCATGTCATCAGGGCCCATCCAGCTTTGGCTTCGTGTGCCTTTAGGAATGGTGGTAATCTTCACCATTACCTTGTCATCGTCTTTTTCAATAATTTTGTGCCGGTATCGCGCGCCGATCCAGGTCAGCGGTGCTTCCCCCGATTTTGGCGCCGTTGGGTTTTTGGAGTCGGGCATCAAAGGGATGTCGTTAAAATCCCACTTCCATGGAAGCGGCGGGATGACGCGCACCCGAGCTTGGCCAGAAATTTCGCCAACTTGGGCGGTGACAATTGCACCGGAATGCGCGGGACCTAAGGGTGCGGTGTACACGCCATTGGCATCGAACGAGCCCGGCCCGTTTAATTCCCATTTCGATTTTTGACTTACTGCCGGATTATTGGCCGGCAACTCTTGTCCGCGATCGTTAAACAGTCGCACATGGAACTGCTGTTTTTGTCCTGGTTTCAGCACCAATTCACCGGGAGTAACTTGCACCCAGGCAGCTTTGTCAGTTTCGGAAGCTGCCGATGGCTGTTCTTTTGGCGCGGGTGGAATCGGCGTTGCTTCCGGCTTCACGTTTGCCTTGCCCAAGCAATACAATGCGGCGCCAGTGGGCAAATAAATCTTGCCGTGCGATACGGTAAGCGATCCGCTGACTTCATCCTGATCGGGCAACCGCATTTTGGATAGAAACTTCACACCATTTTCTGTCGGCTGCATGACATGCCAAGCGGTGGTTGAGCAAAGATAGATTTTTCCGTCAGCAAATAAGGGAGTAGCTCGAACAATGGTGCCGATTAGCTTAACCGGTTTA includes the following:
- a CDS encoding PQQ-binding-like beta-propeller repeat protein; this translates as MTILKFGVRWALLFLSTAVALGTAFLHSLASGQTTSPERTPPSINVLAASSTSNSSGSGAVGMNLGTQAKKTEGELAGVEGYAKYAAEVVGVGPNDWSMWGGSSIRNNTPEAKNIPADWDPGEFDPDSGAWKNKGAKDIKWVASLGFKSYGNPVVANGHVYVGTNNGHAYLKRYPTDIDLGVLLCFDEKTGQFLWQDSNEKLPTGRVNDWPDEGVCSAPLVEGNRLWYVSNRGEVRCLSTDGLRGGKNVGPVKNEKEMAQKKNPNAVWEEDQEADVIWVLDMMKQLGTQQHNMSNCSITAAGDVLFVNTGNGVDEAHINLPAPYAPTFIAVDKNTGKVLWTDNSPGPNVLHGQWSSPTYAVIDGQPQAILGCGDGWVYSFDPRTTSGKPTLLWKFDCNPKKSKYTLDRADRNHIIATPVVYKGLVYIGVGEDPEHGEGNGHLWCIDPTKRGDVSPELVFNSADPTKPIPHKRNQAAVEADGDFTRANSNSACVWHYEGEDLNKNGKLDPEETMHRTCGTVAIKDDILVVADFCGIIHCLDAKTGHCYWTHDMLAASWASPLITDGKIFIGNEDGDMLVFKFGKTKELLSKNSDGKPDGINMGSSIYSTPIVANGVLYISTRNLLFAIAPPGN
- a CDS encoding PQQ-binding-like beta-propeller repeat protein produces the protein QNVLWKQSKAAGISSPIILNGKVYTQVRYKPDTKQEQEEVICLDANTGDPLWENKWNVFLSDVPAERVGWSNLAGDPETGRIYSQGVNGYFSCIDGETGKTIWSRSLGEEFGMVSPYGGRTHSPALFEDLVIANGVMVGWGETAVPAHRILAMDKNTGEVRWFASTNPKPEDTVYSTPFFTVIEGQAIMVLGSADGAVWGFQPRTGKPLWFFRMSRRGLNSSPTVVGDKVYMTQGEENLDNVTAGELVCFRGTGTGNITKTNEVWHVLKDLASKSSPLVVNGRVYSADDSGNLYIADAGTGKLIGAKPVKLIGTIVRATPLFADGKIYLCSTTAWHVMQPTENGVKFLSKMRLPDQDEVSGSLTVSHGKIYLPTGAALYCLGKANVKPEATPIPPAPKEQPSAASETDKAAWVQVTPGELVLKPGQKQQFHVRLFNDRGQELPANNPAVSQKSKWELNGPGSFDANGVYTAPLGPAHSGAIVTAQVGEISGQARVRVIPPLPWKWDFNDIPLMPDSKNPTAPKSGEAPLTWIGARYRHKIIEKDDDKVMVKITTIPKGTRSQSWMGPDDMHDYTVQADLCGQYKPQAAGNVVATSVDANSSTSKSDATPSAAQINPAEAAENPVMGLPDMGLIAQRYTLDMMGNSQQLQIRSWPPQVARRFSKTIPFHWQGDKWYTMKFSASAKDGKAILKGKVWSRSDPEPDKWTIEAVDDVPNLQGSPGLFGQSTISEIYIDNVSVVSNESSQSGGIKNSKTKSGDLPTK